In Janthinobacterium sp. J1-1, a single genomic region encodes these proteins:
- a CDS encoding PfkB family carbohydrate kinase — MSNYDILVVGGAGIDTIVRVPDLRLPVTDSVHVPPIIDYVAHTGNGVALASHALGLRCKFIDFIGDDAQGAAILRRYQEARLDFSHLVEPSGTRRSVNLVDPQGRRLSLYDGRHPDDLRMPANFYLPYLGPARHAHFSIMAWVAHLYDDAVASGTTVSTDLHDWDGLNPHHRVFALRSDLVFLSTAALGERRDEVMRSIVDQGRALAVIAMAGGDGAYLLERGSDTVRHFPCADLGLPVVDTNGAGDSFVAAFLHAWLAGESVDTAMRQGAIGGAFACAQHGTHERFLTGSEMVRLDQDRTSL, encoded by the coding sequence ATGAGCAACTACGATATTTTAGTGGTCGGCGGCGCCGGCATCGACACCATCGTGCGCGTCCCCGACCTGCGCCTGCCCGTCACCGACTCCGTGCATGTGCCGCCGATTATTGATTACGTGGCCCATACGGGCAACGGCGTGGCGCTGGCCAGCCATGCGCTGGGGCTGCGCTGCAAATTCATCGATTTTATCGGCGACGATGCGCAGGGCGCAGCCATCCTGCGGCGCTACCAGGAGGCCAGGCTCGATTTCAGCCATCTGGTCGAACCGTCCGGCACGCGCCGCAGCGTCAACCTGGTCGATCCGCAAGGGCGGCGCTTGTCGCTGTACGACGGGCGCCATCCCGATGATCTGCGCATGCCGGCCAACTTCTACCTGCCCTACCTGGGCCCGGCGCGCCATGCGCACTTTTCCATCATGGCGTGGGTGGCGCATCTGTATGACGATGCTGTGGCCAGCGGCACCACCGTCTCGACCGACCTGCACGACTGGGATGGCCTCAACCCGCACCATCGGGTGTTTGCGCTGCGCTCGGACCTGGTCTTTCTCAGCACGGCGGCATTGGGAGAGCGGCGCGACGAGGTCATGCGCAGCATCGTGGACCAAGGCCGTGCGCTGGCCGTGATCGCCATGGCCGGCGGCGACGGCGCGTATCTGCTGGAACGCGGCAGCGATACGGTACGCCATTTTCCGTGCGCCGACCTCGGCCTGCCGGTGGTCGACACGAATGGCGCCGGCGACTCGTTTGTGGCCGCCTTTTTGCACGCCTGGCTGGCTGGGGAAAGCGTGGACACGGCCATGCGCCAGGGCGCCATCGGCGGCGCGTTTGCCTGCGCCCAGCATGGCACGCATGAGCGTTTCCTGACCGGATCTGAAATGGTTCGCT